A genomic region of Pseudoalteromonas rubra contains the following coding sequences:
- a CDS encoding ABC transporter ATP-binding protein: protein MLKLFERFTVPFPSRPATQPPQGLLAFCRFYTKGMELPLLLMSLSAAVLATLEVMLFGFMGTLVDWMQAYPPAELFEVKRQELTMMAAITLIGLPCLVFFHSAILHQSLLGNYPMAIRWLAHRYLLKQSVSFYQDEFAGRIATKVMQTALAIREAVMKLLDVLVYVVVYFGAMLALVSDSDMRMMIPLLIWLALYIGMQFYFVPRLKQVASKQADARSQMTGRIVDSYTNITTVKLFSYNKREETYARDSMNLFIEPVYAQMRLATQLNVSIQTLNFLLVFSVAAGSLYLWSLSAISSGAIAITIALALRLNGMSQWIMWEVSSLFENIGTVIDGKNTLSKPLDVQDQPNAPGLSVTQGEIIFNDLHFAYKRQQQSEQHSVIQGLSLTIAPGEKIGIVGRSGAGKSTLVNLLLRFYDVQQGTIKIDGQDISQVDQESLRAHIAMVTQDTALLHRSVRDNVLYGRPDASEEDLLKAIDKAEASEFIKSLEDNEGNTGLDAQVGERGVKLSGGQRQRIAIARVLLKNAPILILDEATAALDSEVEAAIQDSLDSLMTGKTVIAIAHRLSTIAQMDRLIVMDQGQIVEQGTHDELLSQNGIYAKLWAHQTGGFIGVE from the coding sequence ATGCTTAAGTTGTTTGAACGATTCACCGTCCCATTCCCGTCACGTCCGGCAACACAGCCCCCTCAGGGATTACTGGCATTTTGCCGGTTTTACACAAAAGGAATGGAGTTGCCATTGCTGCTAATGTCACTAAGTGCTGCTGTCTTGGCCACACTGGAGGTCATGCTATTTGGCTTTATGGGCACGCTGGTTGACTGGATGCAGGCATATCCGCCGGCCGAATTATTTGAAGTGAAACGTCAGGAACTCACCATGATGGCCGCAATAACACTCATTGGCCTGCCCTGCCTGGTATTTTTTCACAGCGCAATATTACATCAAAGTTTGCTGGGTAATTACCCTATGGCTATTCGATGGCTGGCACATCGCTATTTGCTCAAGCAAAGTGTGTCTTTCTATCAGGACGAATTTGCCGGACGCATTGCAACCAAAGTCATGCAAACAGCGCTGGCTATCCGTGAAGCAGTCATGAAACTGCTGGATGTGCTTGTTTACGTCGTTGTCTACTTTGGTGCTATGCTCGCACTGGTCAGTGACAGTGATATGAGAATGATGATCCCTTTGCTGATATGGCTGGCTTTGTATATCGGCATGCAATTTTATTTTGTTCCCCGACTCAAACAGGTTGCCAGTAAACAGGCCGATGCACGTTCGCAAATGACCGGCCGTATAGTCGACAGCTATACCAATATCACCACAGTTAAACTGTTCTCGTATAACAAACGGGAAGAAACTTATGCCCGTGACAGCATGAATTTGTTTATTGAACCCGTCTATGCCCAAATGCGACTGGCAACGCAACTGAATGTCAGCATACAAACGCTGAACTTCCTGCTGGTCTTCAGTGTCGCGGCGGGTTCGCTCTACTTGTGGTCACTCAGTGCTATCAGCAGCGGCGCCATAGCGATCACCATTGCCCTGGCTTTGCGTCTGAACGGTATGTCCCAGTGGATCATGTGGGAAGTATCCAGCCTGTTTGAAAACATCGGTACTGTCATCGATGGTAAAAATACCTTATCCAAACCCCTGGATGTCCAGGATCAGCCCAATGCCCCGGGCTTAAGCGTAACCCAGGGCGAAATCATATTTAACGATCTGCACTTTGCCTACAAACGCCAGCAGCAATCGGAGCAGCATTCCGTTATTCAGGGGCTAAGCCTGACGATTGCCCCCGGCGAAAAAATTGGCATTGTGGGCCGCTCAGGCGCAGGTAAGTCGACTTTGGTAAACTTATTACTGCGCTTTTACGACGTTCAGCAAGGCACCATCAAAATTGATGGCCAAGACATCTCGCAGGTCGACCAGGAAAGCCTGCGCGCGCACATAGCGATGGTGACACAGGATACCGCACTGCTGCATCGAAGTGTCAGAGACAATGTTTTGTATGGCCGCCCCGATGCCAGTGAAGAAGACTTACTCAAAGCCATCGACAAAGCCGAGGCAAGTGAATTCATAAAATCGCTTGAAGACAACGAAGGTAACACAGGGCTTGATGCCCAGGTCGGTGAGCGCGGTGTCAAACTCTCCGGAGGACAACGTCAGCGTATCGCCATTGCCAGAGTATTGCTTAAAAACGCCCCTATTCTCATTCTGGACGAAGCAACTGCGGCACTCGACTCCGAAGTGGAAGCAGCGATTCAGGATAGTTTAGACAGTTTGATGACGGGCAAAACCGTGATTGCGATTGCGCATCGCCTGTCAACCATTGCGCAAATGGACCGACTGATAGTAATGGATCAGGGCCAAATTGTTGAGCAAGGTACACATGATGAACTGCTCTCACAGAATGGCATTTACGCCAAACTGTGGGCACATCAAACCGGTGGCTTTATTGGCGTTGAATAG
- a CDS encoding TetR/AcrR family transcriptional regulator: MTQLTEKQQAILSAAVEEFAQRGLQATTMEAICSAAGVSKRTLYKHYATKEALFDAVVISLIERIQPITTIQFIPNYDFEVQLRHLADSAVSLLSDNDYIKLSRIVMIESMRCQAQADRLNNKFSQCEAAMSLWFEEASRAGCLGTFSAPFAAAFFWGALKRLTFWDQAIRWQAPLAEADLDAFVDQACQLFCGGIKYVTQQPT; encoded by the coding sequence ATGACCCAGCTTACTGAAAAACAACAAGCAATATTAAGCGCAGCGGTAGAAGAATTTGCACAACGGGGTCTCCAGGCGACCACAATGGAAGCGATATGCAGTGCTGCCGGGGTATCCAAACGCACTTTATATAAGCATTACGCAACGAAAGAAGCCCTATTTGATGCCGTGGTTATTTCGCTAATTGAAAGAATACAACCTATTACGACCATTCAGTTTATCCCTAACTATGATTTTGAGGTCCAGCTACGCCACCTGGCAGACAGTGCTGTGTCCTTACTGTCGGATAACGACTACATTAAGCTGTCACGCATAGTGATGATTGAGTCTATGCGTTGCCAGGCACAGGCAGACAGGCTTAATAACAAATTTAGTCAATGCGAAGCCGCCATGAGCCTGTGGTTTGAAGAGGCCTCGCGGGCAGGCTGCCTGGGCACTTTCTCAGCGCCATTTGCCGCTGCTTTTTTTTGGGGCGCATTAAAGCGGCTGACGTTTTGGGATCAGGCGATCCGCTGGCAGGCGCCCCTGGCTGAAGCGGATCTGGATGCTTTTGTCGATCAGGCCTGTCAGTTGTTTTGTGGTGGCATAAAATACGTCACGCAACAACCAACCTGA
- a CDS encoding efflux RND transporter periplasmic adaptor subunit, protein MYPAHNSSRVVHLATAVLSALVISACSEAPQSQGGPSMPPAQVSINKVTTQSVPFNIELPATLAGDKEVEIRARVSGLIESRNFEEGQYVKAGRSLFTIELRPLQLERDKAEADLNAAKANVAQAKREKDRLERLKDERSVSKRDFDNAVSAYEVAIANLDSAKVALSEAQLDLEYAQVKAPVSGIMGREFVSQGSYVSGPTVLLSELTDTGMMRARFGFSEREQLAMRQDVENGTLSLPKNNEFNATIVLQDGSVYAHSGKVDFSDVRVNRFTGTSELQARIDNPDGELRPGQFVRVRLSGAVRNNAIVLPQRAVLDNGTGKFVYLATENEQGMTVALPAPVEVGEWVNLDGKNMWVIRQGLTPGQPVIVEGMARIFFPGMPVSVSGEGE, encoded by the coding sequence ATGTATCCAGCCCATAACAGCAGTCGTGTAGTACACCTGGCAACAGCGGTATTGTCTGCACTAGTTATTTCTGCCTGCTCAGAGGCTCCTCAAAGTCAGGGGGGTCCATCCATGCCACCTGCGCAAGTGAGTATCAACAAGGTCACAACCCAAAGTGTGCCATTCAACATCGAACTGCCAGCCACTCTGGCCGGTGATAAAGAAGTTGAGATCAGAGCACGTGTGTCCGGACTCATTGAATCGCGTAACTTTGAAGAAGGCCAGTACGTTAAAGCGGGACGTTCTTTATTTACCATAGAGCTCCGTCCATTACAGCTGGAACGAGACAAAGCAGAAGCCGACCTCAATGCCGCTAAAGCGAATGTAGCACAGGCAAAACGTGAGAAAGACAGGCTTGAGCGACTCAAAGATGAGCGTTCAGTTTCAAAACGCGATTTTGATAACGCCGTTTCCGCCTATGAAGTTGCCATCGCCAATCTGGACTCTGCCAAAGTGGCACTCAGTGAAGCACAACTGGACTTAGAATATGCCCAGGTTAAAGCCCCCGTCTCAGGTATCATGGGTCGAGAGTTCGTCTCTCAGGGTAGTTATGTCTCCGGACCGACCGTCCTGTTAAGTGAACTCACCGATACCGGCATGATGCGGGCACGTTTCGGATTTTCTGAACGAGAGCAACTGGCCATGCGTCAGGATGTTGAAAATGGCACGCTAAGTCTGCCTAAGAATAATGAGTTTAACGCCACCATAGTGCTACAGGATGGCTCTGTCTATGCACATTCAGGCAAAGTCGACTTCTCGGATGTCCGGGTAAACCGCTTTACCGGCACCAGTGAATTGCAGGCCCGGATCGACAACCCGGATGGTGAGCTGCGTCCAGGTCAGTTCGTCCGCGTTCGTTTGTCCGGTGCAGTGCGCAATAATGCCATTGTGCTGCCGCAACGTGCCGTATTGGACAACGGCACAGGTAAATTCGTTTATCTTGCAACTGAGAACGAGCAAGGCATGACCGTTGCTCTGCCTGCGCCAGTTGAGGTAGGTGAATGGGTCAACCTCGATGGCAAGAATATGTGGGTGATACGACAAGGCCTGACCCCTGGACAGCCTGTGATCGTTGAAGGTATGGCGCGAATATTCTTCCCAGGAATGCCGGTTAGCGTGAGCGGCGAAGGAGAATAA
- a CDS encoding endonuclease/exonuclease/phosphatase family protein encodes MAQKHSYKFASFNLLNFAAPPYSFYQLEESYNDTQWLTKTQFITGLIQHMDPSVIVFQEVFSPETLATLCEDLGLPYFATVDTPKPDLVYPNVLFNPIVAIASKFPFKSFTPLEPCPELLEYLNNQHQFKFNRTPIKCSFELPGLGLTTVYAVHFKSQRVHSMAHMLGNTPQEDPLLTLLHQTVGTMQSQISRSLEASIVYYDALKTQREKGAATLVMGDFNDHIASPALSFMTQQFPTSAIHQDFNSVGLFDSFCLADNQLSFGQKPPTHYYQGVGNTLDYILASKEFNPNLEQSKVRRLTYHNYASHLDPKRDEEDIRYSDHAAIAIEMILQ; translated from the coding sequence ATGGCACAGAAACACTCATACAAGTTTGCATCTTTTAATTTGCTGAACTTTGCTGCGCCGCCCTATTCTTTTTACCAGCTGGAAGAGTCGTATAACGACACTCAGTGGCTGACCAAAACACAGTTTATTACGGGCCTGATCCAACATATGGACCCCAGTGTGATTGTGTTTCAGGAAGTATTTAGCCCCGAGACACTGGCCACCTTGTGTGAAGATCTGGGACTGCCTTATTTCGCAACCGTTGACACCCCAAAACCGGACTTGGTTTACCCAAATGTGCTGTTTAATCCCATTGTCGCCATTGCCAGCAAATTCCCGTTTAAGAGCTTTACCCCGCTGGAGCCGTGCCCCGAGTTACTGGAATATCTCAACAATCAGCATCAATTTAAGTTTAACCGGACCCCAATAAAGTGTAGCTTCGAGCTGCCCGGCTTAGGCCTGACAACCGTTTATGCCGTACACTTTAAATCCCAGCGGGTTCACTCTATGGCCCATATGCTAGGGAACACTCCCCAGGAGGATCCCCTGCTCACTTTGTTGCACCAAACAGTAGGCACCATGCAATCCCAAATATCCCGCTCACTCGAAGCCTCCATTGTCTATTATGATGCGCTGAAGACGCAGCGTGAAAAAGGCGCCGCCACACTGGTGATGGGCGATTTTAACGATCACATTGCCAGTCCTGCGCTGTCTTTTATGACGCAACAGTTCCCGACCAGTGCCATCCACCAGGACTTTAACAGCGTCGGGCTGTTTGACAGTTTTTGTCTGGCCGACAACCAACTCAGTTTCGGACAAAAACCCCCCACACATTATTATCAGGGGGTGGGCAACACACTTGACTACATCCTCGCCTCCAAAGAATTCAATCCTAACCTTGAGCAAAGCAAGGTCAGGCGTCTCACCTACCATAATTACGCGTCGCACTTAGACCCCAAACGAGATGAAGAAGACATTCGCTATTCCGATCACGCGGCCATCGCCATCGAAATGATACTGCAATAA
- a CDS encoding DUF3010 family protein — translation MRTLGVEITGSEALLCLLSKEEDVFDIRDIRQTRFTLGNIGQDTDAMRKFHFDFAKLVEDYKIDSIAIRQRAHKGKFAGSAAGFKMEAAIQLIEDTDVKLLSSTEVKEQLKRNPVPVDFADTGLKKYQEQAFHNAYVFIMRKTYGHEDAEQAE, via the coding sequence ATGAGAACACTCGGTGTAGAGATTACCGGCAGCGAGGCCCTGCTGTGCCTTCTGAGCAAAGAAGAAGACGTTTTTGATATTCGCGATATTCGCCAGACTCGCTTTACACTTGGCAATATTGGCCAGGACACAGACGCAATGCGCAAATTCCACTTCGATTTTGCCAAACTGGTAGAAGATTACAAAATTGACTCTATTGCCATTCGTCAACGTGCCCATAAAGGCAAGTTTGCGGGCAGCGCAGCGGGCTTTAAAATGGAAGCAGCGATCCAGCTAATAGAAGACACTGATGTGAAGTTATTGTCTTCCACGGAAGTGAAAGAGCAGCTTAAACGTAACCCTGTGCCTGTTGACTTCGCCGATACTGGCCTGAAAAAGTATCAGGAACAAGCGTTTCACAACGCCTACGTGTTCATTATGCGTAAGACTTACGGTCATGAAGACGCCGAGCAGGCAGAATAA